One window of the Eucalyptus grandis isolate ANBG69807.140 chromosome 6, ASM1654582v1, whole genome shotgun sequence genome contains the following:
- the LOC104448476 gene encoding G patch domain-containing protein 8 — protein sequence MGKKPPSSSASLKKKRSKASSKVRVKKTSKTKRRSKSKKSSRRRYDSDSYSSDYASLTSSTMSSEEDYRRRSKRRARSPSKKTIRRSKKRSRGQSYSAESSEDLPSRKKRKGSKRDGKLSLRMKRSRKKSKRPVSVSSASSGSYCSTCAESSSDSGQSESQSYRASSERKDKDRWTVEKGKTESKGRGYSPRSYSPISHHSISSGDESAEVMRGGNNSMRLRSVIMVNNEDGELHAYGHKEEITYENDDYPSCKSNDSNDSGGKRELNHHLLVESELKRQVDNEIDEEAVVSDMNPTAITEDGQKSRNNISSVIVGTIHAVRDDESNVSDGPDGNDLESMLRQRALENLKKFRGVNKNTVALSAQKENVDDDKKQSLVATSESSHHKFPDDNVANAPPVEGNGANSDSSVKRDFISIKSNDASLGDKGSKIAPAITSQSSEVGPDRGRSGFKESGFTRQSVVKRLHEGTTAANVKQEVIPTFASNTSNPRVTSYTWRRESAKGQASSKELHPSSGPPQTKLMVRKGIGGETAIENVGTENKVEDNEVHEKHASPALELPSHTEPVAGAASSDKDGNDAKDGPQYEQKTMSVTRGGETIRVNYQVYIPKRAPALARRQLKR from the exons ATGGGGAAGAAGCCTCCGTCTTCCTCCGCTTCGCTGAAGAAGAAGCGGTCCAAGGCTTCGTCCAAG GTTCGAGTCAAGAAGACGAGCAAGACTAAAAGGAGAAGCAAGTCGAAGAAGAGTTCTCGCCGCCGTTATGATTCGGATTCTTATTCCAGCGATTATGCTTCTCTGACTTCATCGACCATGAGTTCTGAGGAGGATTACAGGAGACGAAGTAAAAGACGGGCAAGATCCCCTTCTAAGAAGACCATTCGACGAAGCAAGAAGAGGTCTCGAGGACAGTCGTATAGTGCTGAAAGCAGCGAGGACCTGCCTTCTcgtaagaagagaaaagggtcCAAGAGAGATGGTAAGCTCAGTCTGAGGATGAAGAGAAGTAGAAAGAAATCTAAGAGACCTGTGAGTGTGAGTTCAGCAAGCAGTGGTTCGTACTGCTCAACCTGTGCGGAATCGAGTAGTGACAGTGGACAGAGTGAATCTCAAAGTTATAGGGCCAGTTCTGAGAGAAAAGATAAGGATAGATGGACTGTAGAGAAGGGTAAAACTGAATCGAAAGGGCGTGGATATAGTCCGAGGAGTTATTCTCCCATTAGTCATCACAGCATAAGCAGCGGTGATGAGAGTGCTGAGGTAATGAGGGGCGGGAACAATTCGATGCGATTAAGGTCTGTTATAATGGTTAACAATGAGGACGGAGAATTGCATGCTTATGGACATAAGGAAGAAATTACTTATGAAAACGATGATTATCCTTCTTGCAAAAGTAACGATAGTAATGATTCTGGGGGCAAGCGGGAATTGAACCATCATCTGCTTGTTGAATCTGAGTTGAAGAGGCAGGTAGATAACGAAATAGATGAAGAGGCTGTTGTTTCAGATATGAATCCTACTGCAATAACTGAAGATGGTCAGAAGAGTAGAAACAATATAAGCTCTGTTATAGTTGGAACCATCCATGCTGTAAGGGACGATGAAAGTAATGTTTCTGATGGGCCAGATGGTAATGATTTGGAGTCAATGTTGAGACAGAGGGCACTGGAAAATCTCAAAAAGTTCAGAGGTGTTAATAAAAATACAGTAGCTTTGTCTGCTcagaaagaaaatgttgatgaTGATAAGAAGCAATCTTTAGTTGCTACTTCAGAATCGTCTCACCATAAGTTTCCTGATGACAATGTAGCCAATGCACCTCCTGTTGAAGGCAATGGTGCTAATTCTGATTCTTCTGTGAAGAGAGATTTTATTAGTATAAAGTCGAATGATGCAAGCCTAGGTGATAAAGGCAGTAAAATTGCGCCTGCCATAACGAGTCAGTCCTCTGAGGTTGGGCCAGATCGTGGGCGGAGTGGTTTCAAAGAAAGTGGTTTTACTAGGCAATCTGTGGTGAAACGATTGCATGAGGGGACTACCGCTGCTAATGTCAAACAAGAGGTCATACCAACCTTTGCTTCCAATACTAGTAATCCGAGGGTGACTTCATATACATGGAGGCGAGAGTCGGCCAAGGGTCAAGCATCGTCCAAGGAATTGCATCCTTCCTCAGGACCTCCTCAGACAAAGCTGATGGTGAGAAAGGGTATTGGTGGCGAAACTGCTATCGAAAATGTTGGAACTGAGAACAAAGTCGAGGATAATGAAGTCCATGAGAAGCATGCATCTCCTGCTCTAGAGCTGCCTTCTCATACTGAACCTGTGGCAGGAGCTGCGAGCTCAGACAAAGATGGCAATGATGCTAAGGATGGTCCCCAATATGAACAAAAGACAATGTCTGTTACCCGGGGTGGTGAAACAATACGG GTAAACTACCAGGTTTACATCCCCAAGAGAGCCCCTGCTCTGGCGAGGAGGCAACTTAAGCGATGA